The Falco cherrug isolate bFalChe1 chromosome 6, bFalChe1.pri, whole genome shotgun sequence genome window below encodes:
- the SRSF7 gene encoding serine/arginine-rich splicing factor 7 isoform X1 produces MSRYGRYGGETKVYVGNLGTGAGKGELERAFSYYGPLRTVWIARNPPGFAFVEFEDPRDAEDAVRGLDGKVICGSRVRVEVSTGMPRRSRYDRPPARRPFDPNDRCYECGEKGHYAYDCHRYSRRRRSRSRSRSRSRSRGRRYSRSRSRSRGRRSRSASYRRSRSISPRRSRSVSPRRSRSGSLKRSRSRSRSRSRSRSVTWPRSRSRSHGRSKSGSPAKSRSKSRSPSPKRSRSPSGSPQRSASPERMD; encoded by the exons ATGTCGCGCTACGGGCGATACGGAGGCG AGACCAAGGTGTACGTGGGCAACCTGGGCACGGGGGCGGGCAAGGGCGAGCTGGAGAGAGCCTTCAGCTACTACGGGCCCCTGAGAACCGTGTGGATCGCGAGGAACCCGCCGGGCTTCGCCTTCGTGGAGTTCGAAGACCCGAGGGACGCTGAAGATGCCGTCCGTGGACTTGACGGGAA GGTGATATGCGGCTCGAGGGTGAGGGTGGAAGTGTCGACGGGGATGCCGCGTCGCTCCCGCTACGACAGGCCTCCTGCGCGGCGCCCCTTTGACCCCAACGACAGGTGCTACGAGTGTGGTGAGAAAGGCCACTATGCCTATGATTGTCACCGCTATAGTCGCCGAAGGAGGAGCAG GTCCAGGTCTAGATCTCGTTCAAGGTCCCGAGGAAGAAGATATTCTCGGTCGCGTAGTCGGAGTCGTGGAAGGAG GTCCAGGTCAGCTTCCTATCGTAGATCTCGGTCCATTTCTCCTCGTAGGTCTAGGTCTGTGTCTCCCCGCCGGTCCCGATCAGGTTCCTTGAAGAGATCAAG gtctAGATCAAGATCCCGATCTAGATCCAGATCTGTTACATGGCCTCGAAGCAG GTCTAGGTCTCATGGCAGATCAAAATCTGGTTCACCGGCTAAGAG TCGGTCAAAGTCCCGATCACCATCTCCAAAGAGAAG tcgTTCACCATCAGGAAGCCCTCAAAGAAGTGCAAGTCCTGAAAGAATGGATTAA
- the SRSF7 gene encoding serine/arginine-rich splicing factor 7 isoform X2 — protein sequence MSRYGRYGGETKVYVGNLGTGAGKGELERAFSYYGPLRTVWIARNPPGFAFVEFEDPRDAEDAVRGLDGKVICGSRVRVEVSTGMPRRSRYDRPPARRPFDPNDRCYECGEKGHYAYDCHRYSRRRRSRSRSRSRSRSRGRRYSRSRSRSRGRRSRSASYRRSRSISPRRSRSVSPRRSRSGSLKRSRSRSRSRSRSRSVTWPRSRSRSHGRSKSGSPAKSRSKSRSPSPKRRYVDLPNSNIDFVELAF from the exons ATGTCGCGCTACGGGCGATACGGAGGCG AGACCAAGGTGTACGTGGGCAACCTGGGCACGGGGGCGGGCAAGGGCGAGCTGGAGAGAGCCTTCAGCTACTACGGGCCCCTGAGAACCGTGTGGATCGCGAGGAACCCGCCGGGCTTCGCCTTCGTGGAGTTCGAAGACCCGAGGGACGCTGAAGATGCCGTCCGTGGACTTGACGGGAA GGTGATATGCGGCTCGAGGGTGAGGGTGGAAGTGTCGACGGGGATGCCGCGTCGCTCCCGCTACGACAGGCCTCCTGCGCGGCGCCCCTTTGACCCCAACGACAGGTGCTACGAGTGTGGTGAGAAAGGCCACTATGCCTATGATTGTCACCGCTATAGTCGCCGAAGGAGGAGCAG GTCCAGGTCTAGATCTCGTTCAAGGTCCCGAGGAAGAAGATATTCTCGGTCGCGTAGTCGGAGTCGTGGAAGGAG GTCCAGGTCAGCTTCCTATCGTAGATCTCGGTCCATTTCTCCTCGTAGGTCTAGGTCTGTGTCTCCCCGCCGGTCCCGATCAGGTTCCTTGAAGAGATCAAG gtctAGATCAAGATCCCGATCTAGATCCAGATCTGTTACATGGCCTCGAAGCAG GTCTAGGTCTCATGGCAGATCAAAATCTGGTTCACCGGCTAAGAG TCGGTCAAAGTCCCGATCACCATCTCCAAAGAGAAGGTATGTTGATCTCCCTAATAGTAACATAGACTTCGTAGAGCTGGCATTTTAG
- the GEMIN6 gene encoding gem-associated protein 6 isoform X1, which produces MNDWQKKTPLDWETYLNKMVKVAAIEKHEYEGWVLTVDPISASIVLATFLENEKVSISVVLGHAVQEVKILKEGDDEMKQRLAGIFAPEESKAYSPAELEKRKNDLKTWLEANHIPVTEQQGESGRMLCVAGVLTIDPPYGPEECSSSNEIILSRVQGLIQGYLEKQQ; this is translated from the exons ATGAATGACTGGCAGAAGAAAACCCCTCTAGACTGGGAAACGTATCTGAACAAAATGGTGAAAGTTGCTGCAATTGAGAAACATGAATATGAAGGATGGGTCTTAACAGTTGATCCCATTTCTGCCAG TATTGTCCTTGCAACATTCCTGGAGAATGAGAAGGTGTCCATATCTGTTGTCTTGGGCCATGCTGTCCAGGAGGTCAAGATACTGAAAGAAGGGGACGATGAAATGAAGCAACGGCTTGCTGGCATATTTGCacctgaagaaagcaaagcctACAGCCCAGCGGAACTTGAAAAGAGGAAGAATGACTTGAAGACTTGGCTGGAAGCAAACCACATCCCTGTAACAGAGCAACAAGGTGAATCGGGAAGAATGCTGTGTGTGGCGGGGGTATTAACTATTGACCCACCATATGGCCCAGAAGAGTGCAGCAGCTCCAATGAGATTATTCTGTCTCGGGTTCAAGGCTTGATACAGGGCTACCTTGAAAAACAGCAGTGA
- the GEMIN6 gene encoding gem-associated protein 6 isoform X2 — translation MNDWQKKTPLDWETYLNKMVKVAAIEKHEYEGWVLTVDPISASIVLATFLENEKVSISVVLGHAVQEVKILKEGDDEMKQRLAGIFAPEESKAYSPAELEKRKNDLKTWLEANHIPVTEQQEGEL, via the exons ATGAATGACTGGCAGAAGAAAACCCCTCTAGACTGGGAAACGTATCTGAACAAAATGGTGAAAGTTGCTGCAATTGAGAAACATGAATATGAAGGATGGGTCTTAACAGTTGATCCCATTTCTGCCAG TATTGTCCTTGCAACATTCCTGGAGAATGAGAAGGTGTCCATATCTGTTGTCTTGGGCCATGCTGTCCAGGAGGTCAAGATACTGAAAGAAGGGGACGATGAAATGAAGCAACGGCTTGCTGGCATATTTGCacctgaagaaagcaaagcctACAGCCCAGCGGAACTTGAAAAGAGGAAGAATGACTTGAAGACTTGGCTGGAAGCAAACCACATCCCTGTAACAGAGCAACAAG aaggaGAATTGTGA
- the LOC102052761 gene encoding serine/arginine-rich splicing factor 7-like isoform X1 — MSRYGRYETKVYVGNLGTGAGKGELERAFSYYGPLRTVWIARNPPGFAFVEFEDPRDAEDAVLGLDGKIICGSRVRVEVSTGMPRRSRYDRPPARRPFDPNDRCYECGEKGHYAYDCHRYSRRRRSRSRSRSRSRSRGRRYSRSRSRSRGRRSRSASYRRSRSMSPRRYRSFSPRRSRSGSLRRSRSRSRSRSRSRSIVWPRSRSGSHGRSKSGLPAKSRSKSRSPSPKRSHSPSGSP, encoded by the exons ATGTCGCGCTACGGGCGATACG AGACCAAGGTGTACGTAGGCAACCTGGGCACGGGGGCGGGCAAGGGCGAGCTGGAGAGAGCCTTCAGCTACTACGGGCCCCTGAGAACCGTGTGGATCGCGAGGAACCCGCCGGGCTTCGCCTTCGTGGAGTTCGAAGACCCGAGGGACGCTGAGGATGCGGTGCTCGGCCTCGACGGGAA GATAATATGCGGCTCGAGGGTGAGGGTGGAAGTGTCGACGGGGATGCCGCGTCGCTCCCGCTACGACAGGCCTCCTGCGCGGCGCCCCTTTGACCCCAACGACAGGTGCTACGAGTGTGGTGAGAAAGGCCACTATGCCTATGATTGTCACCGCTATAGTCGCCGAAGGAGGAGCAG GTCCAGGTCTAGATCTCGTTCAAGGTCCCGAGGAAGAAGATATTCTCGGTCGCGCAGTCGGAGTCGTGGAAGGAG ATCGAGGTCAGCTTCCTATCGCAGGTCCAGGTCAATGTCTCCTCGCAGGTATAGATCATTTTCGCCCCGCAGATCTCGTTCTGGTTCTTTAAGGAGATCAAG ATCTAGGTCCAGGTCACGCTCAAGGTCCCGGTCCATTGTATGGCCTCGAAGCAG GTCTGGGTCCCATGGTAGATCTAAATCTGGCTTACCTGCTAAAAG TCGCTCAAAGTCCAGATCACCATCTCCAAAGAGAAG TCATTCACCATCAGGAAGCCCTTGA
- the LOC102052761 gene encoding serine/arginine-rich splicing factor 7-like isoform X2: protein MSRYGRYETKVYVGNLGTGAGKGELERAFSYYGPLRTVWIARNPPGFAFVEFEDPRDAEDAVLGLDGKIICGSRVRVEVSTGMPRRSRYDRPPARRPFDPNDRCYECGEKGHYAYDCHRYSRRRRSRSRSRSRSRSRGRRYSRSRSRSRGRRSRSASYRRSRSMSPRRYRSFSPRRSRSGSLRRSRSRSRSRSRSRSIVWPRSSRSKSRSPSPKRSHSPSGSP from the exons ATGTCGCGCTACGGGCGATACG AGACCAAGGTGTACGTAGGCAACCTGGGCACGGGGGCGGGCAAGGGCGAGCTGGAGAGAGCCTTCAGCTACTACGGGCCCCTGAGAACCGTGTGGATCGCGAGGAACCCGCCGGGCTTCGCCTTCGTGGAGTTCGAAGACCCGAGGGACGCTGAGGATGCGGTGCTCGGCCTCGACGGGAA GATAATATGCGGCTCGAGGGTGAGGGTGGAAGTGTCGACGGGGATGCCGCGTCGCTCCCGCTACGACAGGCCTCCTGCGCGGCGCCCCTTTGACCCCAACGACAGGTGCTACGAGTGTGGTGAGAAAGGCCACTATGCCTATGATTGTCACCGCTATAGTCGCCGAAGGAGGAGCAG GTCCAGGTCTAGATCTCGTTCAAGGTCCCGAGGAAGAAGATATTCTCGGTCGCGCAGTCGGAGTCGTGGAAGGAG ATCGAGGTCAGCTTCCTATCGCAGGTCCAGGTCAATGTCTCCTCGCAGGTATAGATCATTTTCGCCCCGCAGATCTCGTTCTGGTTCTTTAAGGAGATCAAG ATCTAGGTCCAGGTCACGCTCAAGGTCCCGGTCCATTGTATGGCCTCGAAGCAG TCGCTCAAAGTCCAGATCACCATCTCCAAAGAGAAG TCATTCACCATCAGGAAGCCCTTGA
- the DHX57 gene encoding putative ATP-dependent RNA helicase DHX57, producing MSSAGRKRGKPNRGGGRGGGRGRGGSGRGGGGGRSGHSNKSQLGGNRKCSTKIWDDGDDFCLFEEPRLESRSSVPARRGGQTKQRPEARMPLQTIHMTSENQRRVKELLQELQGQELAPESEVAGSGEDDDEADYLDDEQCWSTDQEVCDVIPRSSAEHRTVESEVSSFAVHKLSRYGFDSERCRTVLRSCNGNIGASLEYLLLQCFTERYGEKVQVSATAAEASQEECLEQRQEEAFALRSIYGEKFVERIQNRVWTFSLELEYLANRRSKSKQKGDCTRDTAKQTAKEICKFYLQGGCRFGSKCRFGHEFPPNHPLKPARSSVGDVHLRPNSDGPVYELEVRFPEENKYPRQAPLVAFYSTDENLPLACRLHIAEFLFGKALMAAESDEPVVYTLVTCLEDESEISELLTSTHHKYSVPPIPLLAATPLVKLQTERTAGSNRMSEASAVSEPQEKEEVAEEEEEDEPEQVVVENESYVNLKKKLSKKYDVQAKSLYNENVKLCTQFRLKKSSRHFQSMLYERQKLPAWQERETILDLLKSHQVLVVSGMTGCGKTTQIPQFILDASLQGSPSRVANIICTQPRRISAISVAERVAKERTERIGLSVGYQIRLESVKSSATRLLYCTTGVLLRRLEGDLTLQGITHVIVDEVHERTEESDFLLLVLKDIMVQRPDLRIILMSATLNAELFSQYFHSCPIINIPGRTFPVDQFFLEDVIALTRYVLEDSSPYRRKTNKQESKQDGRHKRTAFEEVEEDLRRAGILEGTDTVVRDSDPDQKLTLKQLLTRYKGVDKTVLKTMSVMDLEKVNLELIEALLEWIVAGRHSYPPGAVLIFLPGLAEIKMLYEQLQTNALFNNRHSKRCVVYPLHSSLSSEEQQSVFLRPPAGVIKIIISTNIAETSVTIDDVVYVIDSGKMKEKRYDPSKGMESLEDTFVSKANALQRKGRAGRVASGVCFHLFSSHHYNHQLIKQQLPEIQRVPLEQLCLRIKILEMFSAHSLHSVLSRLIEPPKTESLRASKLRLQDLGALTPDEKLTPLGYHLASLPVDVRIGKLMLFGTIFRCLDPALTIAASLAFKSPFVSPWDKREEANKKKLEFAVGNSDYLALLQAYKGWRLSIKEGSQASYNYCRENFLSGRVLQEIASLKRQFTELLSDIGFVKEGLRARDIEKKWSQGGDGVLDATGEEANSNAENIKLISAMLCAALYPNVVQVKKPEGKYQKTSTGAVKMQPKAEELKFVTKSDGYVHIHPSSVNYQTRHFESPYLVYHEKIKTSRVFIRDCSMVSVYPLVLLGGGQVHVQLQKGEFVISLDDGWIQFVAASHQIAELVKELRCELDQLLQDKIKNPSMDLCMCPRGSQIIGMIVKLVTTQ from the exons ATGAGTtcagcagggaggaaaaggggaaagcccaacagaggaggaggaaggggaggaggaagaggaagaggaggcagtggaagaggaggaggaggaggcaggagtgGCCATTCAAACAAGTCTCAACTTGGTGGAAATAGGAAATGCTCAACGAAAATTTGGGATGATGGAGATGATTTTTGTCTCTTTGAGGAACCAAGGCTGGAATCCAG atcAAGTGTACCTGCCAGAAGAGGAGGGCAAACGAAACAGAGACCTGAAGCGAGAATGCCTCTGCAGACCATACACATGACATCGGAGAATCAGAGAAGAGTGAAAGAACTTCTTCAGGAGCTTcaagggcaggagctggctccTGAATCAGA AGTAGCTGGTTCTggtgaagatgatgatgaagcCGATTACCTTGATGATGAACAGTGCTGGTCAACAGATCAGGAGGTTTGTGACGTAATACCAAGGTCATCTGCTGAGCACAGAACTGTGGAAAGTGAAGTGTCTTCGTTTGCTGTGCACAAGCTCTCCAG GTATGGTTTTGACAGCGAGCGTTGTAGGACAGTATTGAGATCTTGCAATGGTAATATTGGGGCATCATTGGAGTATTTGCTGTTGCAGTGCTTTACCGAAAGATATGGAGAGAAGGTGCAGGTTTCTGCAACAGCTGCTGAAGCCAGTCAAGAAGAATGTTTAGAACAGAGACAAGAAGAGGCTTTTGCCCTCCGGTCAATCTATGGAGAAAAATTTGTAGAAAGAATTCAAAACCGCGTTTGGACTTTTAGTTTGGAATTGGAGTACCTAGCAAACAGACGCAGCAAATCTAAACAAAAGGGTGATTGTACTAGGGACACAGCAAAGCAGACTGCAAAGGAAATATGTAAATTTTATCTCCAAGGAGGCTGCAGGTTTGGTTCAAAATGCAGATTTGGACATGAATTCCCTCCAAACCACCCACTAAAACCAGCCAGGAGCTCTGTAGGTGATGTTCATCTCAGACCTAACAGTGATGGTCCGGTGTATGAACTTGAAGTAAGatttcctgaagaaaacaagtatCCACGTCAGGCACCTCTTGTGGCCTTTTATTCCACTGACGAGAATCTACCTCTTGCTTGTCGTTTACACATTGCTGAATTCCTCTTTGGAAAGGCCTTGATGGCTGCAGAATCTGATGAACCAGTGGTGTACACCTTAGTAACTTGCTTAGAAGATGAATCCGAAATAAGCGAGTTACTTACAAGTACTCACCACAAATACAGTGTTCCTCCTATACCGCTGCTGGCAGCAACACCATTGGTAAAGCTGCAGACAGAGCGTACAGCTGGCTCAAATCGAATGTCTGAAG CCTCAGCTGTGTCAGAAcctcaggaaaaagaagaggtggcagaagaggaggaggaagatgagcCTGAACAAGTTGTTGTGGAGAATGAGAGTTACGTGAACCTcaagaaaaagctttccaaaaagTATGATGTGCAGGCAAAGTCTCTgtataatgaaaatgttaaattgtGCACGCAGTTTCGGCTGAAAAAG TCTTCTAGGCACTTCCAATCCATGTTGTATGAAAGACAGAAGCTCCCTGCATGGCAAGAGAGAGAAACCATTCTTGATTTGCTTAAGAGCCACCAAGTTCTTGTTGTGAGTGGCATGACGGG ATGTGGGAAAACCACTCAGATTCCTCAGTTCATTTTGGATGCTTCATTGCAAGGATCTCCAAGCAGAGTTGCAAACATCATCTGCACTCAGCCTCGCAGGATCTCTGCCATTTCTGTGGCTGAACGTGTAGccaaagaaagaacagaaaggattGGACTCAGTGTTGGATATCAGATCCGTCTAGAAAGTGTGAAG TCCTCAGCTACCAGACTCTTGTACTGCACTACTGGTGTGCTGTTGAGAAGGCTGGAAGGAGATCTGACTTTGCAGGGAATCACACATGTTATTGTTGATGAAGTTCAcgaaagaacagaagaaag tgacttcttgctgctggttttgaaggATATAATGGTTCAGAGGCCAGATCTGCGCATTATACTAATGAGTGCCACCTTGAATGCAGAGCTTTTTTCTCAATACTTTCACTCCTGTCCAATTATTAACATACCAG GTCGAACGTTTCCTGTGGATCAGTTTTTTCTGGAAGATGTGATTGCACTGACAAG GTATGTTTTAGAGGACAGTAGTCCCTACAGGCGGAAGACAAAcaagcaagaaagcaaacaggatGGAAGACACAAACGAACTGCATTTGAAGAAGTAGAGGAGGACTTGAGACGTGCTGGCATTCTGGAAGGCACAGACACAGTTGTCAGAGATTCAGACCCAGACCAAAAATTAACTCTGAAGCAGCTCCTTACACGATATAAAG gggTTGACAAGACAGTGTTGAAAACAATGTCTGTCATGGACTTGGAGAAGGTTAATCTGGAATTAATTGAAGCCTTGCTGGAGTGGATAGTTGCTGGCAGACATTCATACCCCCCAG GTGCTGTGTTGATATTTTTGCCTGGTCTAGCAGAAATCAAGATGCTTTATGAGCAGCTCCAGACTAATGCTCTTTTTAATAATAGACACAGCAAGAG GTGTGTTGTTTATCCACTTCATTCTTCACTGTCTAGTGAAGAACAGCAGTCTGTGTTCCTCAGGCCTCCTGCAGGAGTTATCAAAATCATCATCTCTACAAATATTGCAGAAACATCTGTCACCATTGATGATGTGGTCTATGTGATTGattctggaaaaatgaaagagaaaag ATACGACCCAAGCAAAGGAATGGAAAGTCTGGAAGACACATTTGTGTCCAAGGCCAACGCTCTGCAAAGGAAAGGGCGAGCAGGCCGTGTAGCCTCAGGTGTCTGCTTTCATCTTTTCAGTAGCCATCACTATAACCATCAGCTTATAAAACAGCAGTTACCAGAAATACAAAGAGTGCCCTTGGAGCAGCTTTGTCTAAG aaTCAAAATTCTGGAGATGTTTTCTGCACACAGTCTTCATTCCGTCTTATCACGACTAATTGAGCCCCCTAAAACTGAGTCTTTGCGAGCATCAAAGCTGCGACTACAAGACTTGGGAGCATTAACTCCAGATGAAAAGCTCACCCCTCTGGGATATCACTTGGCTTCTCTGCCTGTCGATGTCAGGATTGGCAAGTTAATGCTGTTTGGCACCATCTTCCGCTGCCTGGATCCTGCACTAACTATAGCAGCAAGTCTGGCCTTTAAGTCACCTTTC GTGTCACCGTGGGATAAAAGggaagaagcaaacaaaaagaagttgGAGTTCGCAGTAGGAAACAGCGACTACCTGGCTCTTCTCCAGGCCTATAAG GGATGGCGTTTAAGTATCAAGGAGGGCTCTCAGGCAAGCTACAACTACTGCAGGGAGAACTTTTTGTCAGGAAGAGTTCTTCAG GAAATTGCCAGTCTGAAACGGCAAttcacagaactgctttctgacattGGGTTTGTGAAGGAGGGATTAAGAGCCAGAGACATTGAGAAGAAGTGGTCCCAAGGAGGGGATGGCGTGTTGGATGCAACAGGAGAAGAG GCAAATTCAAATGCAGAGAACATCAAGCTGATCTCGGCCATGTTGTGTGCTGCACTGTATCCTAATGTTGTCCAG GTGAAAAAGCCAGAGGGCAAATACCAGAAGACCAGTACAGGAGCAGTCAAAATGCAACCaaaagcagaggagctgaagTTTGTTACCAAAAGTGATGGTTATGTTCACATTCACCCTTCATCTGTGAATTATCAG ACTAGGCACTTTGAGAGCCCCTACCTGGTGTATCATGAGAAAATCAAGACCAGCCGTGTGTTCATTCGAGACTGCAGTATGGTGTCGGTGTACCCACTGGTCCTGCTGGGAGGCGGGCAGGTTCACgtgcagctgcagaagggagaATTTGTCATTTCTCTTGATGATGGATGGATACAGTTTGTTGCTGCCTCTCACCAG ATTGCTGAGCTGGTGAAGGAGCTGCGCTGTGAGCTagaccagctgctgcaggataAAATCAAGAATCCCAGCATGGATTTATGCATGTGCCCCCGTGGATCTCAGATCATTGGTATGATTGTAAAGCTTGTGACCACACAATAA